A window of Pirellula sp. SH-Sr6A contains these coding sequences:
- a CDS encoding cadherin repeat domain-containing protein, whose translation MNQREKLLAAGIGVIGVLFVGQMVWSSIQSGFDIKKSEIDTLTKKKEAQDLEIQKGLVASQRITKVTPRSASKSRELARAEYDRWLIELATKVKLIDPTHTATSSAEARDKDGFQSHKFQLRGNGTLAHVTHLLHEFYSKPFLHRINRLDLRPLGTQRDKNPDMLAIVMDCEVLSIPTAKDNQLPLQSDPSLVAKSLDDFNKSILYRNIFSPPNQPPALAATRTVDAFQGLRVDYSVDAKDPDPNQSLSYTIDGDAPEGLTIDPASGKINWTGRDLGEYKLKVVATDSGLPAKSASQLLTIRVAPPPPPRIEPAKFDIASQAKVTALVAGRQGTEAWVHSLIEGKTHKLRKGDELKLGEIRGKVLEVGANFIELETDGRKWTIGIEESIADAFKRGLID comes from the coding sequence ATGAACCAACGAGAGAAACTTCTAGCAGCGGGCATTGGCGTTATCGGCGTCCTCTTCGTCGGTCAGATGGTCTGGTCGAGCATCCAATCCGGTTTTGACATCAAGAAATCGGAAATCGATACGTTGACCAAGAAGAAAGAGGCCCAAGATCTGGAAATTCAGAAAGGACTCGTCGCTTCACAACGCATTACAAAAGTGACGCCGCGATCAGCATCGAAGAGCCGCGAGCTCGCGAGGGCTGAGTACGATCGATGGTTGATCGAATTGGCGACCAAGGTGAAGTTAATCGATCCGACACATACCGCCACGTCATCCGCGGAGGCTCGAGATAAGGACGGATTCCAATCGCACAAATTTCAATTGCGAGGCAACGGCACTCTGGCTCACGTCACGCACCTGCTGCACGAGTTCTACAGCAAACCTTTCTTGCATCGCATCAATCGTTTGGACCTTCGACCATTGGGAACACAACGAGACAAGAATCCCGACATGCTCGCGATCGTCATGGACTGCGAAGTCCTTTCGATCCCGACTGCAAAGGACAATCAACTTCCTCTTCAATCCGATCCAAGCTTGGTCGCAAAATCCCTGGATGACTTCAACAAGTCCATTCTTTATCGCAACATTTTCTCACCACCCAATCAGCCGCCGGCACTAGCTGCAACCCGAACGGTAGACGCTTTCCAAGGACTGCGCGTCGACTACAGCGTCGATGCCAAGGATCCAGATCCAAATCAATCGTTGAGCTACACGATCGATGGAGACGCGCCCGAGGGGCTCACCATCGATCCTGCTTCGGGAAAGATCAATTGGACAGGACGCGACTTGGGAGAATACAAGCTGAAAGTCGTCGCGACCGACTCCGGTTTGCCAGCGAAGTCCGCATCCCAACTGCTCACCATTCGCGTTGCGCCCCCACCCCCACCTCGCATCGAACCAGCGAAATTCGACATTGCTTCGCAGGCGAAAGTCACCGCATTGGTAGCAGGTCGGCAAGGAACCGAGGCTTGGGTCCATTCATTAATTGAAGGAAAGACCCACAAGCTTCGCAAAGGTGATGAATTGAAGCTTGGTGAAATACGCGGGAAAGTGCTGGAGGTCGGCGCGAACTTCATCGAGCTAGAAACCGATGGACGCAAGTGGACTATCGGCATCGAAGAATCCATCGCCGACGCCTTCAAACGTGGCCTCATCGATTGA
- a CDS encoding type II secretion system protein GspK, whose protein sequence is MRRSKKTSIRKRKANHASQSKRRGFILLLVLLVVSAISLGALAYSRSMLTGHEESILAGEAVQARYAADSGIDAARLFLSYTRDQRIEAGGTYSNPDYFQAISVFQGKGEMNVCNYSLVAPDLDEEGYYAGVRFGLHNESARLNVNVLPIIDKQFSVQQIAQQAMGQDLSSLGLGGAPGGGLGGGGAGGVGGAGGSGGGGANGAGGGGAGGSAGGAGAAGSGTGGGRASGGMGGSAISGASGGLSGGSGSGGGTGQSAAGGVGRELLMALPGMTEDVADAILDFVDEDDEPREYGAERDYYMTLSTPYAPVNGPLQSIEQLLLVRGVTPDLLFGLDQNRNGVLDPAEESALSQLGESPDYVSGSDEETETETPDLGWAVYLTLYSKERNTMSDGSPKININNTDIATLQTDLEAAVGPELSSFILAYRYMQNQQGAGQAGTGGAGVIGVPGQGGGPGGGPSGGRGNNGGQDGQGGQGGPRGQGGPGGQGGGNRGPGGPGGPGGGFGPGGPGGGPGGNPGGGFPRGGGAPGGRGGRSQIVMETLPLILQQPLMLTSFLQQGGRGGFQGGRPGQPGGQGGPSGQGGQGGLQGGGRGPGQGGPGQPGQGPGGGRNGGRDGGRGGDNGGRGGNNGGDNGGRGGNNGGNNGGPGRGMGNGGGMGPGGGIIVGNPGGNNGGKRMEWKAEYFESIGIDTANPPAGRVRQVLDLVGAEFTAQLNGEQVTFTSPLVNQPVAMAIYMPMIMEKLTAVTATTLPGRININEAPREILRGLPGMTTEILDALLEARGMSSDTDNRKYETWPLVEGIITLQQMKTIAPLITAGGDCMRVQSVGYFEQSARYARTEAIIDASTQVPTVLLYRKLDHLGRGFSQTTLGQRAMGLVVPQ, encoded by the coding sequence ATGAGACGTTCTAAAAAAACTTCGATCAGAAAAAGGAAGGCCAATCACGCTTCGCAGTCGAAGCGGCGCGGCTTTATTTTGCTGTTGGTTTTGCTCGTCGTTTCGGCCATTTCGCTTGGTGCATTGGCTTACTCCCGCTCCATGCTAACCGGGCACGAGGAATCCATCCTGGCTGGGGAAGCAGTGCAAGCGCGTTACGCAGCCGATTCCGGTATCGACGCAGCGAGATTGTTCCTTTCGTACACGCGCGACCAGCGAATAGAAGCAGGTGGTACCTACAGCAATCCCGACTATTTCCAAGCCATTTCGGTCTTTCAAGGGAAGGGGGAAATGAACGTTTGCAACTATTCCCTCGTTGCGCCCGATTTGGACGAAGAAGGGTACTATGCGGGCGTTCGATTCGGGCTTCACAATGAATCAGCCCGACTCAATGTGAATGTCCTCCCCATCATCGATAAGCAGTTCAGCGTCCAACAGATCGCTCAGCAGGCCATGGGCCAAGACCTTTCCAGCCTCGGATTGGGAGGGGCGCCGGGCGGAGGTCTCGGCGGAGGTGGTGCAGGCGGGGTGGGAGGTGCTGGCGGATCTGGCGGAGGAGGGGCTAACGGTGCAGGCGGTGGTGGCGCAGGAGGGTCTGCTGGAGGTGCAGGTGCTGCAGGAAGCGGAACAGGTGGAGGTAGAGCAAGTGGTGGAATGGGAGGAAGTGCGATCTCCGGTGCATCAGGTGGTTTATCGGGCGGCAGTGGCTCCGGGGGCGGGACGGGCCAATCAGCTGCTGGCGGCGTAGGACGCGAATTGCTCATGGCCTTGCCCGGCATGACCGAAGATGTCGCCGATGCCATCTTAGATTTCGTGGATGAAGACGACGAACCGCGAGAATACGGTGCGGAGCGGGACTATTACATGACTCTCTCCACCCCTTATGCACCCGTAAACGGCCCGCTGCAGTCCATCGAGCAACTGCTGCTGGTTCGAGGCGTTACTCCGGACTTGCTGTTCGGTTTGGACCAAAATCGAAACGGAGTCCTCGACCCTGCCGAGGAGTCTGCCTTGTCGCAACTGGGAGAATCCCCGGATTATGTCAGCGGTAGCGATGAGGAAACCGAGACCGAGACTCCGGACTTAGGTTGGGCCGTTTACTTGACGCTGTATTCCAAAGAGCGGAACACCATGTCCGATGGATCTCCCAAGATCAACATCAACAATACCGACATCGCGACCCTTCAAACGGATCTAGAAGCAGCGGTCGGACCGGAGCTCTCCAGCTTCATCCTGGCTTATCGGTATATGCAGAACCAACAGGGGGCAGGGCAAGCTGGAACGGGAGGTGCGGGCGTCATTGGAGTGCCCGGACAAGGAGGCGGACCTGGCGGAGGCCCCAGCGGTGGACGCGGAAACAATGGTGGCCAAGACGGACAGGGTGGTCAAGGCGGGCCTAGAGGGCAAGGTGGCCCCGGTGGTCAAGGCGGCGGAAATCGTGGACCTGGCGGTCCCGGGGGGCCGGGAGGCGGATTTGGCCCAGGCGGCCCCGGAGGGGGCCCAGGCGGGAATCCCGGTGGAGGATTCCCGCGAGGCGGTGGAGCTCCAGGAGGGCGAGGAGGCCGTTCTCAGATTGTTATGGAAACCCTCCCCTTGATATTGCAGCAACCTCTCATGTTGACCTCGTTCTTGCAACAAGGTGGGCGGGGCGGATTCCAAGGCGGAAGACCAGGGCAGCCTGGTGGACAAGGTGGCCCCAGCGGACAGGGCGGACAGGGAGGCTTGCAAGGTGGCGGTCGTGGACCAGGACAAGGCGGACCCGGTCAACCCGGGCAAGGGCCTGGCGGCGGCCGGAACGGCGGTCGTGACGGAGGACGCGGCGGCGACAACGGTGGCCGGGGTGGAAACAACGGCGGCGACAACGGTGGCCGTGGCGGAAATAACGGTGGAAACAATGGCGGACCCGGTCGGGGCATGGGCAATGGCGGAGGAATGGGCCCTGGCGGTGGAATAATCGTTGGAAACCCAGGCGGAAATAACGGCGGGAAACGGATGGAATGGAAAGCCGAATACTTCGAGTCGATCGGAATCGATACGGCAAACCCACCCGCCGGACGTGTTCGTCAAGTCCTGGATTTGGTCGGCGCCGAGTTCACCGCCCAATTGAACGGCGAGCAAGTCACGTTTACGTCTCCCCTGGTGAACCAGCCCGTCGCCATGGCGATATACATGCCCATGATTATGGAGAAACTGACGGCTGTAACTGCGACGACCCTCCCAGGGCGAATTAATATAAATGAGGCGCCGCGCGAGATCCTCCGAGGTTTGCCCGGAATGACTACGGAGATTTTGGACGCGCTGTTGGAGGCTCGCGGAATGTCCTCCGATACCGACAATCGCAAGTACGAGACTTGGCCGTTGGTCGAAGGAATTATCACCCTTCAACAGATGAAAACGATCGCACCCTTGATCACAGCCGGTGGTGATTGCATGCGTGTACAAAGTGTGGGCTACTTCGAACAGTCCGCACGATATGCCCGCACGGAAGCCATCATCGACGCCAGCACCCAAGTCCCCACTGTTCTGCTCTATCGCAAACTGGATCACTTAGGGCGGGGCTTTAGCCAAACAACTTTGGGACAGCGAGCCATGGGCTTGGTCGTCCCTCAATAA